A DNA window from Malus domestica chromosome 12, GDT2T_hap1 contains the following coding sequences:
- the LOC103413950 gene encoding beta-glucosidase 12-like: MAMKYSRSLLFGVLLLIGFALTNGKATNTDPPVHCEFLNRSSFEPGFIFGTGSASYQYEGAVKEDGRGPSIWDTFTHKHPEKIDDGSNGDVAIDQYHRYKEDVGIMKDMNLDAYRLSISWSRLLPNGTLSGGVNRKGIDYYNNLINELLRNGLKPFVTLFHWDVPQALEDEYGGFLSPRIVDHFKDYAELCYKEFGDRVKHWFTVNEPYTFSSMGYAVGTLAPGRCSSWQNLNCTGGDSAIEPYLVTHHILLAHGAAVELYKNRYQASQKGLIGITLVSYWFEPASESKQDKDAALRSLDFMFGWFLDPLTSGDYPHSMRSIVGKRLPKFTKEQSKLLNGSFDFLGINYYTARYATSTPKNNSLQASFVTDPQADLTTELNGVLIGPQTALDWLYVYPKGIHDLVLYTKEKYNDPLIYITENGVSELNNPELSIEEALLDTGRIDYHYRHLCYLQAAIKNGAKVKGYFPWTLLDDFEWNSGYTVRFGLNYVDYNDGLKRHPKLSAHWFKNLLKKN, encoded by the exons ATGGCAATGAAATATTCACGATCTTTGCTCTTTGGTGTGCTGCTACTCATTGGCTTTGCATTGACAAATGGCAAAGCAACTAATACAGATCCACCTGTTCATTGCGAATTTCTCAATCGCAGCAGTTTTGAACCAGGGTTCATATTTGGCACAGGTTCTGCATCTTACCAG TATGAAGGTGCAGTAAAAGAAGATGGAAGAGGACCAAGCATATGGGATACCTTCACCCACAAACATCCAG AAAAAATCGATGATGGCAGTAACGGAGATGTCGCTATAGATCAATATCACCGCTATAAG GAAGATGTGGGGATTATGAAGGATATGAATTTGGATGCTTACAGATTATCTATTTCATGGTCCAGATTATTACCAA ATGGAACGTTAAGTGGTGGCGTTAACAGGAAAGGAATTGATTATTACAACAATCTCATCAATGAACTCCTACGCAATG GTTTAAAGCCGTTTGTAACACTCTTTCATTGGGATGTTCCCCAAGCTTTAGAAGATGAATATGGTGGTTTCTTAAGCCCTCGTATTGT CGATCATTTTAAAGACTATGCAGAACTTTGTTATAAGGAATTTGGTGATCGAGTCAAGCACTGGTTCACGGTAAATGAGCCATATACTTTTAGTAGCATGGGTTATGCTGTTGGGACTCTAGCACCGGGACGCTGCTCTTCTTGGCAAAACCTAAACTGCACCGGTGGAGATTCAGCCATTGAACCATACTTGGTGACACACCACATTCTTCTTGCTCATGGAGCAGCTGTAGAATTGTACAAGAATAGATATCAG GCATCTCAGAAAGGCTTGATAGGGATAACATTGGTGTCATACTGGTTTGAGCCTGCTTCGGAGTCAAAGCAAGATAAAGATGCTGCCTTACGATCTTTGGATTTTATGTTTGGATG gtttttggACCCTTTAACAAGTGGTGACTATCCACACAGCATGCGATCAATTGTTGGAAAAAGATTGCCAAAATTCACAAAAGAACAATCCAAGTTGCTAAACGGatcatttgattttcttggaATAAATTATTATACTGCTAGATACGCAACTAGTACACCTAAGAACAATTCACTACAGGCAAGCTTCGTAACAGATCCTCAAGCTGATCTTACAA CTGAGCTTAATGGAGTACTTATTGGTCCACAG ACTGCTTTAGATTGGTTATATGTATATCCAAAAGGAATTCACGATCTTGTGCTCTACACAAAGGAAAAATATAATGATCCACTCATTTATATTACTGAGAATG GTGTATCAGAGTTGAATAATCCAGAACTATCAATTGAAGAGGCTCTTCTTGATACCGGTAGAATTGACTACCACTACCGTCACCTATGTTACCTTCAAGCGGCGATCAA AAATGGTGCGAAAGTGAAGGGATACTTTCCATGGACATTGTTGGACGACTTTGAATGGAATTCTGGATACACCGTCCGATTTGGTTTAAACTACGTGGATTATAATGATGGGCTGAAAAGACACCCAAAACTCTCAGCacattggttcaaaaatttgcttaagaagaattga